Proteins from one Embleya scabrispora genomic window:
- a CDS encoding metallophosphoesterase family protein, with protein MKLLHAADLHIDSPLRGLSGYEGAPAAQIRGAARRAVVNLVDLALTEAVDAVLLAGDIYDGDWKDYHTGLFFGVQMRRLEEAGIRVLLVAGNHDADSRITRELRLPANVHRFSTARPETVVFEDLGLAVHGQGFAVRDVTDNLALAYPAPRGGMFNVGLLHTALTGAEGHATYAPCSVGDLVSRGYDYWALGHVHAREVVHEREPWIVFPGNIQGRHARETGPKGATLITVDDHGRAAVEHRDLDVVRWARLDVDASAAGGVDDVLDLVRRALAEQRGAAGDRLLAGRVRITGATDAHEALWRDERRFVFETRALAAEFSGVWLEKIRLETRHADLADAGFEMPTLVEDLARTAKALRADPTALEQLVRTVPGMRTLDPKVAEEGIAPADAAWRADIFEQAVELLTALVTGTDGEHA; from the coding sequence ATGAAGCTGTTGCATGCCGCCGACCTGCACATCGACAGCCCCCTTCGCGGCCTCTCCGGCTACGAGGGCGCGCCTGCGGCACAGATCCGCGGCGCGGCGCGGCGGGCCGTGGTCAACCTCGTCGACCTGGCGCTCACCGAGGCGGTCGACGCGGTGCTGCTCGCCGGCGACATCTACGACGGCGACTGGAAGGACTACCACACGGGGTTGTTCTTCGGCGTGCAGATGCGCCGCCTGGAGGAGGCGGGCATCCGCGTCCTGCTGGTCGCGGGCAACCACGACGCCGACAGCCGGATCACCCGGGAGTTGCGGCTGCCGGCCAACGTGCACCGCTTCTCCACCGCGCGCCCCGAGACGGTCGTCTTCGAGGACCTGGGCCTGGCCGTGCACGGTCAGGGCTTCGCGGTCCGGGACGTGACCGACAACCTCGCGCTGGCCTATCCCGCGCCGCGCGGCGGGATGTTCAACGTCGGCCTGCTGCACACCGCGCTCACCGGCGCCGAGGGGCACGCCACCTACGCGCCGTGCAGCGTCGGCGATCTGGTCTCGCGCGGCTACGACTACTGGGCGCTCGGCCACGTGCACGCGCGCGAGGTGGTGCACGAGCGCGAGCCGTGGATCGTCTTCCCGGGCAACATCCAGGGCCGGCACGCGCGCGAGACCGGGCCCAAGGGCGCGACGCTGATTACCGTCGACGACCACGGCCGGGCCGCCGTCGAGCACCGCGACCTGGACGTGGTGCGCTGGGCCCGCCTCGACGTCGACGCCTCGGCCGCCGGCGGTGTCGACGACGTGCTCGACCTGGTCCGGCGCGCCCTGGCCGAGCAGCGCGGCGCGGCCGGCGACCGCCTCCTCGCCGGCCGGGTGCGGATCACCGGCGCCACCGACGCGCACGAGGCGCTGTGGCGCGACGAGCGCCGATTCGTGTTCGAGACCCGGGCGCTGGCCGCCGAGTTCTCCGGAGTGTGGCTGGAGAAGATCCGCCTGGAGACCCGGCACGCCGACCTGGCCGACGCCGGGTTCGAGATGCCGACACTGGTGGAGGACCTGGCCCGCACGGCCAAGGCACTGCGCGCCGACCCGACCGCGCTGGAGCAGCTGGTCCGAACCGTGCCCGGGATGCGCACGCTGGATCCGAAGGTCGCCGAGGAGGGCATAGCCCCCGCCGACGCGGCCTGGCGCGCCGACATCTTCGAACAGGCCGTGGAACTGCTCACGGCGCTGGTCACCGGGACCGACGGGGAGCACGCGTGA
- a CDS encoding phosphatidylglycerol lysyltransferase domain-containing protein → MSATTRAAANGHNKNGTGTPAAERVRGISAGVLIWYLRIVAALDFVSAVSVPLRDRVRHHDTGEYYTPFLVTSGFTSAALAAFLAIMLARRKRAAWAFTAILLVPSTAVYIWALWFDDLRQHPFNWFSTILTFVICVALLLSFAEFGAKGDRGNVLKAGLVLAGGAVVGVVLGSTLVNATDRIADSSMGDRILYAVLRIFTLAPDSDLGSVSVPRWVDIVINVAGVMLFLLVLYVLFRAPKGRELLTPDDEVLLRELLDKQGERDSLGYFALRRDKAVMWSPSGKAAVAYRVVGGVSLASGDPIGDPEAWPGAIDRWLAEAEDRAWVPAVMGASEEAGTIFARHGLDALELGDEAIVEVSEFSLEGRAMRGVRQAYNRVKRAGYTTRVRRHEDIPEGEMRELLDLADHWRDGQTERGFSMALGRLGDPDDGRCLMVECMDDEGRLRAVLSFVPWGAKGVSLDLMRRDRESDNGLIEFMVLDVIEGAKAYAAANAKPAKGGKGKGKPAAEPEAEAPAEASPPIDIERISLNFAMFRSVFERGNKLGAGPVLRLWRAVLVFFSRWWQIESLYRANEKYRPIWEPRYICFRKASELPRIGIASARAEGFLTTPTLPQLFGARHEQRVASMTKRKAAEATPPLDGWAAEQREPAEHKRP, encoded by the coding sequence GTGTCTGCCACGACGCGGGCCGCCGCGAACGGCCACAACAAGAACGGCACCGGCACCCCGGCTGCCGAGCGCGTGCGCGGGATCTCGGCGGGGGTGCTGATCTGGTACCTGCGGATCGTGGCGGCACTCGACTTCGTGTCGGCCGTCTCGGTGCCGCTGCGCGACCGGGTGCGACACCACGACACGGGTGAGTACTACACGCCGTTCCTGGTCACGTCCGGTTTCACGTCGGCCGCGCTGGCCGCGTTCCTCGCCATCATGCTCGCCCGCCGCAAGCGGGCGGCCTGGGCGTTCACGGCGATCCTGCTCGTCCCGTCCACCGCGGTCTACATCTGGGCGCTGTGGTTCGACGACCTGCGGCAACACCCGTTCAACTGGTTCTCCACGATCCTCACGTTCGTGATCTGCGTCGCGCTGCTGCTGAGCTTCGCCGAGTTCGGCGCCAAGGGCGACCGGGGCAACGTGCTCAAGGCCGGCCTGGTGCTGGCCGGCGGCGCGGTGGTCGGTGTGGTCCTGGGCTCGACGCTGGTCAACGCCACCGACCGGATCGCCGACTCCAGCATGGGCGACCGGATCCTGTACGCGGTGTTGCGCATCTTCACCCTCGCCCCGGACAGCGACCTGGGCAGCGTCTCGGTGCCGCGCTGGGTCGACATCGTGATCAACGTGGCCGGCGTGATGTTGTTCCTGCTGGTGCTCTACGTGCTCTTCCGCGCGCCCAAGGGTCGCGAACTGCTCACCCCCGACGACGAGGTGCTGCTGCGCGAGCTGCTCGACAAGCAGGGCGAGCGGGACTCGCTCGGCTACTTCGCGCTGCGTCGGGACAAGGCGGTGATGTGGTCGCCGAGCGGCAAGGCGGCGGTGGCCTACCGGGTCGTGGGCGGTGTCTCGCTCGCCTCCGGCGACCCGATCGGCGACCCCGAGGCGTGGCCCGGCGCGATCGACCGCTGGCTCGCCGAGGCCGAGGACCGCGCCTGGGTGCCGGCCGTGATGGGGGCCAGCGAGGAGGCCGGCACGATCTTCGCCCGGCACGGTCTGGACGCGTTGGAGCTGGGTGACGAGGCGATCGTGGAGGTGTCCGAGTTCAGCCTGGAGGGCCGCGCGATGCGCGGTGTCCGGCAGGCGTACAACCGGGTCAAGCGCGCCGGGTACACCACCCGGGTGCGCCGCCACGAGGACATCCCCGAGGGGGAGATGCGCGAACTGCTCGACCTCGCCGACCACTGGCGCGACGGGCAGACCGAACGCGGCTTCTCAATGGCGCTCGGCCGGCTCGGCGACCCCGACGACGGGCGCTGCCTGATGGTCGAGTGCATGGACGACGAGGGACGGCTGCGCGCGGTGCTCAGCTTCGTGCCGTGGGGTGCCAAGGGCGTCTCGCTCGACCTGATGCGCCGCGACCGCGAGTCGGACAACGGGCTGATCGAGTTCATGGTGCTCGACGTCATAGAGGGCGCCAAGGCGTACGCCGCGGCGAACGCGAAGCCCGCCAAGGGCGGCAAGGGGAAGGGCAAGCCGGCCGCCGAGCCGGAGGCCGAGGCCCCCGCCGAGGCGTCCCCGCCGATCGACATCGAGCGCATCTCGCTCAACTTCGCGATGTTCCGCTCGGTGTTCGAGCGCGGCAACAAGCTCGGCGCCGGGCCGGTCCTGCGGCTGTGGCGCGCCGTCCTGGTGTTCTTCTCGCGCTGGTGGCAGATCGAGTCGCTGTACCGGGCCAACGAGAAGTACCGCCCGATCTGGGAGCCGCGCTACATCTGCTTCCGCAAGGCGAGCGAGCTGCCGCGGATCGGCATCGCGAGCGCCCGGGCCGAGGGCTTTTTGACCACGCCGACGCTGCCGCAGCTGTTCGGCGCCCGGCACGAGCAGCGGGTGGCCTCGATGACCAAGCGCAAGGCCGCCGAAGCGACGCCGCCGCTGGACGGCTGGGCCGCGGAGCAGCGCGAGCCGGCCGAGCACAAGCGGCCCTGA
- a CDS encoding PQQ-binding-like beta-propeller repeat protein, translating into MPETRTYLELSEEGDGAHKYYEVVVDGCDVTVTYGRIGAKGQTGTTTHATPQKAEADGKKKVAAKLRKGYEPAVQGVRKPRAITRREIVSRPSTARNSAPVLWRYRTGSSAFGIFVDSERVLVGNQRGDVWFLDHAGKVTGRYQLPDGVKCIVADDSWIYAGCDNGNVYDVGGKAPRVAYEITDNIDIYWLDIHDGVLGVSDSNGGCTTIDHEDESLWAAATNGTGAWMVRCDENAIYHGHSAGVQAFAAGDGKELWTTKTRGGVLFGWQERDDVYAGTSGNKVHRIAKSDGSIRTTYDCDASVFSCATAENGKYVFAGDSSSTVYCFAEDGKRLWKLGTTCGSAFSMQYHDEKLYIVTTDGSLACIDVSEAAIAAAQDGTVPQVRDVKVAAMEAVVPTTEVATTTEAGTGVVVECVDQGNGRLRVHVVTAGYESGWNVQFPKDVRVAGARYVVDEVSPAERGGFYRVRGEIRRLV; encoded by the coding sequence ATGCCCGAGACCCGTACCTACCTTGAGCTGTCCGAGGAAGGCGACGGCGCGCACAAGTACTACGAAGTGGTCGTCGACGGCTGCGACGTCACGGTCACGTACGGGCGAATCGGGGCCAAGGGCCAGACCGGGACGACCACCCACGCGACGCCGCAAAAGGCCGAGGCCGACGGCAAGAAGAAGGTCGCCGCGAAGCTGCGCAAGGGCTACGAGCCGGCCGTCCAGGGCGTGCGCAAGCCCAGGGCGATCACCCGCCGCGAGATAGTCTCCCGGCCCAGCACCGCCCGCAACTCGGCGCCGGTGTTGTGGCGCTACCGCACCGGCTCCTCCGCGTTCGGCATCTTCGTCGACTCCGAACGGGTCCTGGTCGGCAACCAGCGCGGCGACGTCTGGTTCCTCGACCACGCCGGCAAGGTCACCGGCCGCTACCAACTGCCCGACGGCGTCAAGTGCATCGTCGCGGACGACTCGTGGATCTACGCCGGGTGCGACAACGGCAACGTGTACGACGTCGGCGGCAAGGCCCCGCGCGTGGCCTACGAGATCACCGACAACATCGACATCTACTGGCTGGACATCCACGACGGCGTGCTCGGCGTGTCCGACTCCAACGGCGGCTGCACCACGATCGACCACGAGGACGAGTCGCTCTGGGCCGCGGCCACCAACGGCACCGGCGCGTGGATGGTGCGCTGCGACGAGAACGCGATCTACCACGGACACAGCGCCGGGGTGCAGGCGTTCGCGGCCGGCGACGGCAAGGAGTTGTGGACCACCAAGACCAGGGGCGGGGTGCTCTTCGGCTGGCAGGAGCGCGACGACGTGTACGCGGGCACCAGCGGCAACAAGGTGCACCGGATCGCCAAGTCCGACGGCAGCATCCGGACCACCTACGACTGCGACGCGTCGGTGTTCTCCTGCGCCACGGCCGAGAACGGGAAGTACGTGTTCGCCGGGGACAGCTCCTCGACGGTGTACTGCTTCGCCGAGGACGGCAAGCGGCTGTGGAAGCTGGGCACCACGTGCGGCTCGGCCTTCTCCATGCAGTACCACGACGAGAAGTTGTACATCGTCACCACCGACGGCTCGCTGGCCTGCATCGACGTGAGCGAGGCGGCGATCGCGGCGGCCCAGGACGGCACCGTGCCGCAGGTGCGCGACGTCAAGGTGGCCGCGATGGAGGCCGTGGTGCCGACCACCGAGGTGGCCACCACCACCGAGGCCGGCACCGGCGTGGTGGTCGAGTGCGTCGACCAGGGCAACGGCCGGCTGCGGGTGCACGTGGTCACCGCGGGCTACGAGAGCGGCTGGAACGTGCAGTTCCCGAAGGACGTGCGGGTCGCGGGTGCGCGCTACGTGGTGGACGAGGTCAGCCCGGCCGAGCGCGGCGGGTTCTACCGCGTCCGCGGCGAGATCCGCCGCCTGGTCTGA
- a CDS encoding bifunctional glycosyltransferase 87/phosphatase PAP2 family protein encodes MVRAGVRRLLDIRRTRLSLALVGLWLLAACVAVRQANEVLDRPEDRRLPDLDAWLGPNGVLHLPGSLYDADARGTTFGGTPFAGWVLRPLTRAAENTLGVAWTVATLLIVAAIAVVVARAVPGLRTRRARLLATPLIITLLVVSLPVRGNLSLGQLSLLPVLLALPAMLRPAPGRVASIAMGVAAALHPAMLLFAVYLWLTGKQRAAANATATFLGCTALAWVTMPHDSFTYWVHHVAGAGLGGDADALSNQSLHGLLLRVGLSGPLEIALVVLLSAAVLWFGVPRAVAYAKDGQALLGAALAGCVMVAVSPVSWQHQQLWILFVAVARLGARQTDRMVWPVAVFMIMTFDSKTLVWNKLAAVRTIADNGPLLLAIASACAVPFITRASAKWSPRAMPQGVADTSRFAWIPALPFGWRPLSRPNLLLELLMIRVGYQVYSFIRASVPDQRRVAEDHGQQIIDLEKFLHIDVERGLNHFVAEIGWLQSSMNFFYETFHFIVPLTILAILYVRKPAAYRSARTVLSVATLTGLVGFWLYPLAPPRLMPGYDYIDTVHGVQDLNNPDFGALTKISNQYAAMPSLHVGWSLWCGLMILAIAPKGWRWLGLLYPLSTTIVVMGTANHWIMDAVGGAAVVTLGFLVQYLLTGRSAFSVDPVAVPVADTAEAGPGEGIGAADAISTPVTVGAGKSAVITRSSESKPDDSDSRDDPDKRPVSRKS; translated from the coding sequence ATGGTGAGGGCAGGCGTTCGCCGGCTACTGGACATACGGAGGACCAGGCTCTCCCTGGCCCTGGTGGGTCTGTGGCTGCTCGCCGCATGCGTCGCCGTCCGACAGGCCAACGAAGTACTCGACCGACCCGAGGACCGCAGGCTGCCGGACCTGGACGCGTGGCTCGGTCCCAACGGCGTGCTGCACCTGCCGGGCTCGCTCTACGACGCCGACGCACGCGGCACCACCTTCGGAGGCACACCCTTCGCCGGCTGGGTGCTGCGCCCGCTCACCCGGGCGGCGGAGAACACGCTGGGCGTGGCCTGGACGGTGGCGACCCTGCTCATCGTGGCCGCGATCGCGGTGGTGGTCGCCCGGGCGGTGCCCGGCCTGCGCACCCGGCGCGCCCGGCTGCTCGCGACGCCGCTGATCATCACCCTGCTCGTGGTGTCCCTGCCGGTGCGCGGCAACCTGTCGCTCGGCCAGCTCAGCCTGCTCCCGGTCCTGCTCGCGCTGCCGGCGATGCTCAGACCCGCCCCGGGCCGGGTCGCGTCGATCGCGATGGGTGTCGCCGCCGCGCTGCATCCGGCGATGCTGCTGTTCGCCGTGTACCTGTGGCTGACCGGCAAGCAGCGCGCGGCCGCGAACGCGACGGCCACCTTCCTCGGCTGTACCGCGCTGGCCTGGGTCACCATGCCGCACGACTCCTTCACGTACTGGGTGCACCACGTCGCCGGCGCGGGCCTGGGCGGCGACGCCGACGCGCTGTCCAACCAGTCGCTGCACGGTCTGCTGCTGCGGGTCGGCCTGTCCGGGCCGCTGGAGATCGCGCTCGTGGTGCTGCTGTCCGCCGCCGTGTTGTGGTTCGGCGTGCCGCGCGCGGTGGCCTACGCCAAGGACGGACAGGCGCTGCTAGGTGCCGCGCTGGCCGGCTGTGTGATGGTCGCGGTCTCCCCCGTGTCCTGGCAGCACCAGCAGTTGTGGATCCTGTTCGTCGCGGTCGCCCGGCTCGGCGCCAGGCAGACGGACCGCATGGTGTGGCCGGTCGCGGTCTTCATGATCATGACCTTCGACAGCAAGACGCTGGTCTGGAACAAGCTGGCCGCCGTCCGCACGATCGCCGACAACGGGCCGCTGCTGCTCGCGATCGCCTCGGCGTGCGCGGTGCCGTTCATCACCAGGGCTTCGGCCAAGTGGAGCCCGCGGGCGATGCCGCAGGGGGTCGCGGACACGAGTCGGTTCGCCTGGATCCCGGCGCTGCCGTTCGGGTGGCGTCCGCTGTCGCGGCCGAACCTGCTGCTCGAACTGCTGATGATCCGGGTCGGCTACCAGGTCTACTCGTTCATCCGCGCCTCGGTGCCCGACCAGCGCCGGGTCGCCGAGGACCACGGGCAGCAGATCATCGACCTGGAGAAGTTCCTGCACATCGACGTCGAGCGCGGCCTGAACCACTTCGTGGCCGAGATCGGCTGGCTGCAGAGCAGCATGAACTTCTTCTACGAGACGTTCCACTTCATCGTGCCGCTGACCATCCTGGCCATCCTGTACGTGCGCAAGCCCGCCGCCTATCGCTCGGCGCGCACCGTGCTGAGCGTGGCCACGCTCACCGGCCTGGTCGGTTTCTGGCTCTACCCGCTCGCGCCGCCGCGGCTGATGCCGGGCTACGACTACATCGACACCGTGCACGGCGTGCAGGACCTGAACAATCCGGACTTCGGCGCGCTGACCAAGATCTCCAACCAGTACGCGGCGATGCCCTCGCTGCACGTGGGCTGGTCGTTGTGGTGCGGATTGATGATCCTGGCCATCGCGCCCAAGGGCTGGCGCTGGCTGGGGCTGCTCTACCCGCTGTCCACCACGATCGTGGTGATGGGCACCGCCAACCACTGGATCATGGACGCGGTCGGCGGCGCGGCGGTGGTCACCCTGGGCTTCTTGGTCCAGTACCTGCTGACCGGGCGCTCGGCCTTCTCGGTCGACCCGGTCGCCGTGCCCGTCGCCGACACGGCGGAAGCCGGACCCGGAGAGGGAATCGGAGCCGCCGACGCGATTAGCACGCCGGTGACGGTCGGCGCCGGGAAGTCGGCTGTGATCACTCGTTCGTCGGAGTCAAAGCCGGATGATTCCGATTCGCGGGATGATCCCGACAAACGGCCGGTCAGTCGCAAATCATGA
- a CDS encoding GNAT family N-acetyltransferase yields the protein MVPQDASTRTQESPDAVVAVGFRQAGPADIPALLELVESAYRGEASREGWTTEAGLLEGQRTDADGVAAVVEGADSVMWIAERDGVLLGCCQLERHPDSVVYFGMFAVRPGRQGGGLGRALLAEAERVAVRRWDAKRMRMTVLRQREELIAWYERRGFARTGARTPFPYGNERFGRPLRDDLEFEELTKDL from the coding sequence ATGGTGCCGCAGGACGCGTCGACCCGAACGCAGGAGTCCCCCGACGCGGTGGTCGCCGTCGGTTTCCGGCAGGCCGGACCGGCGGATATCCCTGCCCTGCTCGAACTGGTCGAATCCGCCTACCGCGGTGAGGCGAGCCGCGAGGGCTGGACCACCGAGGCCGGACTCCTGGAGGGGCAGCGCACCGACGCGGACGGTGTCGCGGCGGTGGTCGAGGGTGCGGACAGTGTGATGTGGATCGCCGAGCGGGACGGCGTACTGCTCGGCTGCTGCCAGTTGGAGCGGCATCCGGACTCGGTCGTGTACTTCGGCATGTTCGCCGTGCGCCCCGGTCGCCAGGGCGGCGGTCTGGGCCGAGCGCTGCTCGCCGAGGCGGAGCGCGTCGCGGTGCGGCGGTGGGATGCCAAGCGCATGCGGATGACCGTCCTCCGCCAGCGCGAGGAGTTGATCGCCTGGTACGAGCGGCGCGGCTTCGCCCGCACCGGGGCGCGCACCCCGTTCCCCTACGGCAACGAGCGGTTCGGCAGGCCGCTGCGCGACGACCTGGAGTTCGAGGAGCTGACCAAGGACCTGTGA
- a CDS encoding transglycosylase family protein, whose translation MAKLIIRSSVVVLLAGVLGAGLVVGPAAPAEAVSDDVWDRLAECESSGRWNLDSGNGYYGGLQILPSTWVEAGGQEYADRPDRATREEQIAVAETILDMQGWEAWPQCARQIGMLGSRYTVKAGDTLSSIARDLGVIGGWQALYAANRDVIGPDPDRLEPGTVLNVPKAARRSGPRLIGITK comes from the coding sequence ATGGCCAAGCTGATCATCCGATCGTCCGTGGTTGTCCTGCTCGCCGGTGTCCTGGGCGCCGGGCTCGTCGTGGGGCCGGCCGCGCCCGCCGAGGCGGTCTCGGACGACGTCTGGGACCGGCTCGCCGAGTGCGAGAGCAGCGGCCGGTGGAACCTCGACTCCGGCAACGGCTACTACGGCGGACTCCAGATCCTGCCGAGCACGTGGGTCGAGGCGGGCGGACAGGAGTACGCCGATCGCCCGGACCGGGCCACCCGCGAGGAACAGATCGCCGTCGCCGAGACGATCCTGGACATGCAGGGCTGGGAGGCCTGGCCGCAATGCGCCCGCCAGATCGGGATGCTCGGCTCGCGGTACACGGTCAAGGCGGGCGACACGCTCTCCTCGATCGCGCGCGACCTCGGCGTGATCGGCGGCTGGCAGGCGCTCTACGCGGCGAACCGGGACGTGATCGGCCCGGACCCGGACCGCCTGGAGCCGGGCACGGTCCTGAACGTGCCGAAGGCCGCTCGCAGGAGCGGCCCTCGATTGATCGGGATCACGAAGTGA